Proteins encoded together in one Oxalobacteraceae sp. CFBP 8761 window:
- a CDS encoding class I SAM-dependent methyltransferase, which translates to MRDAQPLAHFETLYAASDDPWDVRGAWYEQRKRAILLASLGKPRYRSAFEPGCGNGEMSVALAGRCECLLACDGATSALDAARRRVPDAATRGIRFEARRLPADWPLDDTFDLIVLSELLYYFDEDAIASMLAGAAANLAPDGELVLCHYLHDFDDRITPTATVHDLADALPGLRRSLHHRDEAFVLDVWRPVAPLQGVQGERA; encoded by the coding sequence ATGCGTGACGCCCAACCTCTGGCCCATTTCGAAACTCTCTACGCCGCATCGGACGATCCCTGGGACGTGCGCGGCGCCTGGTATGAACAGCGCAAACGCGCGATCCTGCTCGCCAGCCTGGGCAAGCCGCGTTACCGCAGCGCGTTCGAGCCTGGCTGCGGCAACGGTGAAATGAGCGTGGCGCTGGCCGGACGTTGCGAGTGCCTGCTGGCGTGCGACGGCGCCACCAGTGCGCTGGACGCCGCACGGCGCCGCGTCCCCGACGCTGCCACGCGCGGCATCCGCTTCGAGGCGCGCCGCCTGCCGGCCGACTGGCCACTGGACGACACCTTCGACCTGATCGTGCTCAGCGAACTGCTTTATTACTTCGACGAAGACGCGATCGCCTCGATGCTGGCGGGTGCTGCGGCCAACCTGGCGCCGGACGGTGAACTCGTGCTGTGCCACTACCTCCACGACTTCGACGACCGCATCACGCCGACGGCGACCGTGCACGATCTCGCCGACGCGCTGCCCGGCCTGCGCCGCTCGCTGCACCATCGCGACGAGGCGTTCGTGCTCGACGTCTGGCGCCCGGTAGCGCCGCTGCAGGGAGTACAGGGAGAACGCGCATGA
- a CDS encoding glycosyltransferase, whose translation MIGVAIPAHNEEACLGACLQAVLRAATHPQLAGEPVIVCVVLDACEDGTAAIVREWQTAFALAGCRLDALEISARQVGSARAAGALHLIAAEARWLAFTDADTRVSPQWLAVQVTLGAEVVCGSVAVDDWSPHADKAQLLREHFARTYHDREDHRHIHGANLGVCALAYQAAGGFAAVACHEDVLLVRALELSGARFAWSALPRVFTSARLDARARGGFGDTLLAVTCEMEVPLTTT comes from the coding sequence ATGATCGGCGTCGCCATCCCCGCCCATAACGAAGAAGCATGCCTCGGCGCCTGCCTGCAGGCCGTCCTGCGGGCAGCGACGCATCCGCAACTGGCCGGCGAACCCGTCATCGTGTGCGTCGTGCTCGATGCCTGCGAGGACGGCACCGCCGCGATCGTCCGCGAATGGCAGACGGCGTTCGCGCTGGCCGGTTGCCGGCTCGACGCCTTGGAGATCTCCGCGCGCCAGGTGGGCAGCGCGCGTGCTGCCGGCGCGCTGCACCTGATTGCAGCAGAGGCGCGCTGGCTTGCGTTCACCGATGCCGACACGCGCGTCTCGCCGCAATGGCTGGCCGTGCAGGTCACGCTGGGCGCCGAAGTCGTCTGTGGCTCGGTGGCGGTCGACGACTGGTCGCCCCATGCGGACAAGGCGCAACTGCTGCGCGAGCATTTCGCCCGCACCTACCACGACCGCGAAGATCACCGTCACATTCACGGGGCGAACCTGGGCGTGTGCGCACTGGCCTACCAGGCGGCCGGGGGTTTTGCGGCAGTGGCCTGCCATGAAGACGTGCTGCTGGTGCGGGCGCTGGAACTGTCGGGCGCCCGCTTCGCCTGGAGCGCGCTGCCACGCGTGTTCACCAGCGCCAGGCTCGATGCCCGGGCACGCGGCGGATTTGGCGACACGCTGCTGGCCGTGACGTGCGAGATGGAAGTGCCCCTGACGACGACTTGA
- a CDS encoding trehalose-6-phosphate synthase, protein MRSNPAPLPLPTFPGERRKIARPTALLPEDVRDSADLARLIEQLGCGDDLIVVSNRAPCVHSQTGDGVNAQRPAGGLVTALEAVLSKEGGCWIAHGSGTADRATVDANDHVLPEHLDAPYRLRRLWLSDAEVAGYYDGLANEALWPLCHRTGVAPTFRLDDWSHYVAVNRRFADAVIAEAASERPVVLVQDYHLALVPQMVRERLPDAVIILFWHIPFPTPQVLATFPWAQQMMSGLLASTVMGLQTPADLTNFSLARAAIPGAQGRGAAHAGAYPISIAWPARNDVATPGVRDAVGSQFGIAPGVRLLVGVDRMDYTKGLSERLQAFELLLERRPDLRGQVTLLQIGAPCRSALAAYQTITRDVGALTQRINARFGKDDWQPVVLHAQSADAATVTACYRAADVCLVTSLHDGMNLVAKEFVAARTDLRGALVLSSQAGAAAELHQALIVDPRDIAGMARAIERALDMPPDEQTRRLRAMRGVVSQYTVFRWAAQLLVDGMRIAAARRMVRSHVHVT, encoded by the coding sequence ATGCGCAGCAATCCGGCGCCTCTACCCCTTCCAACCTTTCCGGGCGAGCGCCGCAAGATCGCGCGCCCCACAGCCTTGCTGCCCGAGGACGTGCGCGACAGCGCCGACCTGGCCCGCCTGATTGAACAACTTGGCTGTGGCGACGACCTGATCGTCGTATCCAACCGCGCACCGTGCGTGCATTCGCAGACCGGTGACGGCGTCAATGCCCAGCGGCCCGCCGGCGGCCTGGTGACGGCGCTCGAAGCCGTGCTGTCCAAAGAAGGCGGCTGCTGGATCGCCCATGGCAGCGGCACGGCCGACCGTGCCACGGTCGACGCCAACGACCACGTCCTGCCCGAGCATCTCGATGCGCCTTACCGGCTGCGCCGCTTGTGGCTCAGCGATGCCGAAGTGGCCGGCTACTACGATGGCCTGGCCAACGAGGCGTTGTGGCCACTGTGCCACCGCACCGGCGTCGCGCCGACCTTCCGCCTCGACGACTGGTCGCATTACGTGGCCGTCAACCGCCGCTTTGCCGACGCTGTGATTGCCGAAGCCGCAAGCGAGCGGCCGGTGGTGCTGGTGCAGGATTACCACCTGGCGCTGGTGCCGCAGATGGTGCGTGAGCGGTTGCCGGACGCCGTCATCATCCTGTTCTGGCACATTCCTTTCCCCACCCCGCAGGTACTGGCCACGTTCCCATGGGCGCAGCAGATGATGTCGGGCTTGCTCGCCAGCACCGTGATGGGCCTGCAAACGCCGGCCGATCTGACCAACTTCAGCCTGGCGCGTGCTGCCATTCCCGGGGCCCAAGGCCGCGGCGCGGCACACGCCGGCGCCTATCCGATCTCGATCGCGTGGCCGGCGAGGAATGATGTGGCCACACCTGGCGTGCGTGACGCGGTAGGCAGCCAGTTCGGCATCGCGCCTGGCGTACGACTGCTGGTCGGTGTCGATCGCATGGATTACACGAAAGGCTTGAGCGAGCGCCTGCAGGCGTTCGAGCTGCTGCTCGAGCGGCGGCCCGACTTGCGCGGGCAAGTAACGCTGCTGCAGATCGGCGCGCCATGCCGCTCGGCACTGGCCGCCTACCAAACGATCACGCGCGACGTGGGTGCGCTCACGCAGCGGATCAACGCACGCTTTGGCAAGGACGACTGGCAGCCGGTCGTGCTGCACGCGCAGAGCGCGGATGCAGCCACCGTGACGGCCTGCTACCGCGCGGCCGACGTATGCCTGGTCACGAGTCTGCATGACGGGATGAACCTGGTGGCGAAGGAATTCGTGGCGGCCCGTACCGACCTGCGCGGCGCACTGGTGCTGAGCAGTCAGGCTGGCGCTGCCGCCGAATTGCACCAGGCTTTGATCGTCGATCCGCGTGACATCGCCGGCATGGCGCGCGCCATTGAACGTGCGCTGGACATGCCGCCGGATGAGCAGACCCGGCGCCTGCGCGCGATGCGCGGTGTCGTCAGTCAATACACGGTGTTCCGCTGGGCGGCGCAGCTGCTGGTGGATGGGATGCGCATCGCTGCGGCGCGCCGGATGGTTCGCAGCCACGTTCATGTAACGTAA
- a CDS encoding protoheme IX farnesyltransferase, whose product MSNSKVVEIPPAALAIPDVATGVVIGASPAGGLAQRAGQYWALTKPRVTLLTVFCAVIGSLLATDGAPSWSVLLYSAAGIWLLAGAAFAVNCLLEAQVDARMTRTARRATARGDLGPAPTVVFSLVLGGAGAALLYTQVNPLTMWLTLATFVGYAFIYTLLLKPATPQNIVIGGFAGAMPPALGWAAVANGVPLEAWLLVLIIFLWTPPHFWALAMARRDDYARSGLPMLPITHGMAHTGQQVWRYSVALAVGTALPWAVGMSGLFYLACACALNAVFLRHGWLVHKHYSDAIARKAFAWSIVYLALLFGALLADHYLTLLMAV is encoded by the coding sequence ATGTCGAATTCAAAAGTTGTCGAAATCCCGCCAGCCGCCCTGGCCATTCCTGATGTCGCTACTGGCGTCGTTATTGGCGCCTCGCCCGCTGGTGGCCTGGCGCAGCGCGCCGGCCAGTACTGGGCGCTGACCAAACCGCGCGTGACGCTGCTGACCGTGTTCTGCGCCGTGATCGGCAGCCTGCTGGCCACCGATGGCGCACCCTCCTGGTCCGTGTTGCTCTACAGCGCTGCCGGCATCTGGCTGCTCGCCGGCGCCGCCTTTGCCGTCAATTGTCTGCTGGAAGCGCAGGTCGATGCGCGGATGACCCGCACGGCGCGCCGGGCCACCGCGCGCGGCGACCTGGGGCCAGCCCCGACGGTCGTGTTTTCGCTGGTGCTGGGCGGTGCCGGCGCGGCCTTGCTGTACACGCAGGTCAATCCGCTGACGATGTGGCTGACACTGGCCACGTTTGTCGGCTACGCCTTCATCTATACCTTGCTGCTGAAACCGGCCACGCCGCAGAACATCGTGATCGGCGGGTTTGCCGGCGCCATGCCGCCGGCGCTCGGCTGGGCGGCGGTGGCCAATGGCGTACCGCTCGAGGCATGGTTGCTGGTGCTGATTATCTTCCTGTGGACGCCGCCGCATTTCTGGGCGCTGGCGATGGCGCGGCGCGACGACTACGCGCGCTCCGGCCTGCCGATGCTGCCGATCACCCACGGCATGGCCCACACGGGCCAGCAGGTATGGCGCTACAGCGTGGCGCTGGCGGTCGGGACTGCGCTGCCATGGGCGGTGGGCATGAGCGGGCTGTTCTATCTGGCGTGCGCGTGCGCGCTGAACGCCGTGTTCCTGCGCCATGGCTGGCTGGTTCACAAGCACTACAGCGACGCGATCGCGCGCAAGGCATTTGCCTGGTCGATCGTGTATCTGGCGCTGCTGTTCGGCGCGCTGCTGGCCGACCATTACCTGACCTTGCTGATGGCGGTTTGA
- a CDS encoding discoidin domain-containing protein — MDQLPRGQSSRRIRMPGVPLAPILLLPLLLAGCGGGTAESPVAVMQNASASLFRTVAGVSASTETALTPVKAQASSAERPDLDGPAAIDHDNTTRWGSRFTDDESLTLDYGVTQTITRVRIDWEAAHASAYLLQVSEDGGSWTTIKSVTDSVGGTEDFTGLNGQGRYLRMKGVKRAGQYGYSILELQAFAGTPAAPTPSPSQPAPELPVDLTRPGVAIKPVAATSSTPENGGMAAGMAIDGKPGTRWSSRPEDGAWINFDFGAPAAIGYMKLNWEQSYGKVYTVLTSNDGVAWTQLRHVGTGKGGVEEFFNLGFRARYLRLQGVARATQYGYSLFEVEFKTPGSDNTLPDAPTSAVAFPANGAALSPLPGTAEPIESLQFTLADGTLVTRFGARGLARHGRERGEEWNEIGYGPNDTIDPASGLPVDKGPGNYLTFVPQYHKNRTWGVEIIDNSRVAGVTQPTLVVNQYTTVDFLKGGVAFFRQFDEPHSTGYGWMRPGELVNNDIPICKPTPYPQNNRLASANGINGGCTLLVKDYPGHSELNSEGFRTGRSVPGRPLVKGDIIEVSPSYFTTREALGALGDTGGIRYYSQEWSYVVGQGLRPWYGVQPRLNSVPLPDDVLSGGLGSVSYNYSDNGLFMFQQPHNNVGMQNMQRFVEGRRLLHTNFTTGEHNEPGNDRYAAAVGLQGGRFNQSACIACHVGNGRSPAPAAINQRLDGMAVRVARVGPQGQQLPHPTYGTTVQMNAVSGNGTPQNWGTGVRVAGFDTRVVQLADGTNVELRKPKIAFDGPVPETVSLRAAQPMIGTGLLEAIPEANILARVRSSPDGDGVRGTANFVFDPETGAVRLGRFGWKASKATLRHQAASALLADMAVTSPVYPSLSCDANPAACATAPRQRGISDAELQSISNYLALLAVPAQRSLASGFPKGVAPLDEHRVDTRQVATGQKLFETMRCVACHTASMKTGAKHQFAELRDQTIRPYTDLLLHDMGPGLADNYVEGQATGSMWRTAPLWGIGYSDKVMGKDGKVGYLHDGRARTLSEAILWHDGEAAAARKRFEKLATVEREALLAFLRSL, encoded by the coding sequence ATGGATCAACTGCCTCGCGGGCAGTCGTCACGCCGCATCCGCATGCCCGGCGTGCCACTTGCACCCATCCTGCTGCTCCCGCTACTGCTGGCGGGTTGCGGCGGCGGCACGGCGGAGTCGCCTGTTGCCGTCATGCAGAACGCCAGCGCCAGCCTGTTCAGGACCGTGGCCGGCGTGTCCGCCAGCACCGAGACCGCGCTGACTCCGGTCAAGGCCCAGGCCAGCTCGGCCGAGCGGCCTGATCTCGACGGCCCGGCGGCGATCGACCACGACAACACGACCCGCTGGGGCAGCCGCTTCACTGACGATGAATCGTTGACCCTCGACTACGGTGTGACACAGACGATCACCCGTGTGCGCATCGACTGGGAAGCCGCCCATGCGAGCGCCTATCTGTTGCAGGTGTCCGAAGACGGCGGCAGCTGGACCACGATCAAGAGCGTCACCGACAGTGTCGGGGGTACGGAGGATTTCACGGGACTGAATGGCCAGGGCCGCTACCTGCGCATGAAGGGCGTCAAGCGCGCCGGCCAGTATGGCTATTCGATCCTCGAACTCCAGGCGTTTGCCGGCACCCCGGCAGCACCGACGCCCAGCCCCAGCCAGCCGGCGCCGGAACTGCCGGTTGACCTGACCCGTCCCGGCGTCGCCATCAAGCCAGTCGCTGCGACGTCGTCGACGCCGGAGAACGGCGGCATGGCGGCCGGCATGGCCATCGACGGCAAGCCGGGTACGCGCTGGTCGAGCCGGCCCGAGGACGGCGCCTGGATCAATTTCGATTTCGGCGCGCCTGCCGCAATCGGCTACATGAAGCTGAACTGGGAACAATCGTACGGCAAGGTGTATACGGTGCTCACGTCGAACGACGGCGTGGCATGGACGCAGCTGCGCCATGTCGGCACCGGCAAAGGTGGCGTCGAGGAATTCTTCAATCTGGGTTTTCGCGCCCGTTACCTGCGCCTGCAGGGTGTCGCGCGCGCGACGCAATACGGTTACTCGCTGTTTGAAGTCGAGTTCAAGACGCCGGGCAGCGACAATACGCTGCCCGATGCACCGACGTCGGCAGTGGCGTTCCCGGCCAATGGCGCTGCCCTGAGCCCACTGCCGGGCACGGCCGAGCCGATCGAATCGCTGCAATTTACGCTGGCGGACGGCACGCTGGTGACGCGCTTCGGCGCCCGTGGCCTGGCGCGCCATGGCCGCGAGCGCGGCGAAGAGTGGAACGAGATCGGCTACGGCCCGAACGACACGATCGATCCGGCCAGCGGCCTGCCCGTTGACAAGGGCCCGGGCAACTACCTGACGTTCGTCCCGCAGTATCACAAGAACCGTACCTGGGGCGTCGAGATCATCGACAACAGCCGTGTTGCGGGCGTCACGCAACCGACGCTGGTCGTGAACCAGTACACGACGGTCGACTTCCTCAAGGGCGGCGTCGCCTTTTTCCGCCAGTTTGACGAGCCCCATTCGACCGGCTACGGCTGGATGCGGCCCGGCGAACTGGTCAACAACGATATCCCGATCTGCAAGCCGACGCCCTATCCGCAGAATAACCGGCTGGCCAGCGCCAACGGCATCAATGGCGGCTGCACCCTGCTGGTCAAGGACTACCCGGGCCACAGCGAGCTCAATAGTGAAGGCTTCAGGACCGGCCGCAGCGTGCCGGGCCGGCCGCTCGTCAAGGGCGACATCATCGAAGTCTCGCCATCGTACTTCACCACACGCGAGGCATTGGGCGCGCTGGGTGACACGGGCGGCATCCGCTACTACTCGCAGGAATGGAGCTACGTCGTCGGCCAGGGCCTGCGCCCATGGTACGGGGTGCAGCCGCGCCTGAACTCGGTGCCGCTGCCGGACGACGTACTGTCGGGCGGCCTGGGCTCGGTGTCGTACAACTACAGCGACAATGGCCTGTTCATGTTCCAGCAGCCGCACAACAACGTCGGCATGCAGAACATGCAGCGCTTCGTCGAAGGCCGGCGCCTGCTCCACACCAACTTCACCACCGGTGAGCACAATGAACCGGGCAACGACCGCTACGCGGCGGCAGTGGGTCTGCAGGGCGGCCGCTTCAACCAGTCGGCTTGTATCGCCTGCCACGTCGGCAATGGCCGCAGCCCGGCCCCGGCGGCGATCAACCAGCGCCTCGACGGGATGGCGGTGCGCGTGGCGCGGGTTGGTCCGCAGGGCCAGCAACTGCCGCATCCGACCTATGGCACCACGGTGCAGATGAATGCGGTCTCCGGCAACGGCACCCCGCAGAACTGGGGCACCGGCGTGCGCGTGGCCGGCTTCGACACCCGCGTGGTCCAGCTGGCGGACGGCACGAACGTCGAACTGCGCAAGCCCAAAATCGCATTCGATGGCCCGGTGCCGGAGACCGTCTCGCTGCGTGCGGCCCAGCCGATGATCGGCACCGGTCTGCTCGAGGCGATTCCCGAAGCCAACATCCTGGCGCGGGTGCGCTCGAGCCCGGATGGCGACGGCGTGCGCGGTACGGCCAACTTCGTGTTCGATCCCGAAACCGGCGCCGTGCGCCTGGGACGCTTCGGCTGGAAAGCGTCGAAGGCCACGCTACGCCACCAGGCCGCGTCGGCGCTGCTGGCCGACATGGCGGTGACGTCGCCCGTCTACCCGAGCCTGTCTTGCGACGCCAACCCGGCCGCATGCGCCACGGCGCCCCGCCAGCGCGGGATCTCGGACGCGGAGCTGCAGTCGATCTCGAACTACCTGGCGCTGCTGGCCGTACCGGCCCAGCGCAGCCTGGCCAGCGGGTTCCCGAAAGGCGTCGCGCCACTTGACGAGCACCGGGTCGACACACGCCAGGTTGCCACGGGCCAGAAGCTGTTCGAAACGATGCGCTGCGTGGCCTGCCACACGGCGTCGATGAAGACCGGGGCAAAGCACCAGTTCGCGGAGCTGCGCGACCAGACCATCCGGCCGTACACCGACCTGCTGCTGCACGATATGGGGCCGGGGCTGGCAGACAACTACGTCGAGGGCCAAGCCACCGGCAGCATGTGGCGCACCGCGCCGCTGTGGGGCATCGGTTACAGCGACAAGGTGATGGGCAAGGATGGCAAGGTCGGCTACCTGCATGACGGCCGCGCGCGCACCCTGAGCGAAGCGATCCTGTGGCACGACGGCGAAGCCGCCGCCGCACGCAAGCGCTTCGAGAAGCTGGCGACGGTGGAACGCGAGGCGTTGCTGGCGTTCCTGCGCTCGCTGTAA
- a CDS encoding ParD-like family protein — protein sequence MGIVNIDGDLHDQVRLATKVSCRSINAQAAFWLKVGMLAETNPSLSFNEIMARELAAAGVAVPPLVTGLRVA from the coding sequence ATGGGCATTGTCAATATCGACGGCGACCTGCACGATCAGGTCCGGCTCGCCACCAAGGTGTCGTGCCGCTCCATCAACGCACAGGCCGCATTCTGGCTGAAGGTCGGCATGCTGGCCGAAACCAATCCATCGCTCAGCTTCAACGAGATCATGGCGCGCGAACTGGCGGCCGCCGGCGTGGCGGTGCCGCCACTCGTCACGGGGTTGCGCGTCGCATGA
- the map gene encoding type I methionyl aminopeptidase encodes MTKQPHELALMAESGRLLASVFGMLDGLTLAGMTTLDVDTLVERFIVDELHARPASKGQYDYGFVLNASINHVVCHGVPNTRDVLKDGDIVNFDITLEKDGFIADSSKTYLVGAVDLAAKRLVQTTYEALWKGIRAVRPGARLGDIGAAIERHAKRNGCSVVREYCGHGIGREMHEEPQVLHFGAKGTGLKLVEGMVFTIEPMLNRGGRSVRTEDDGWTVVTRDGSLSAQFEHTVAVTRTGVAVLTLRPEETGMLTA; translated from the coding sequence ATGACCAAGCAGCCGCATGAACTGGCACTGATGGCCGAATCGGGACGCCTGCTGGCGTCGGTATTCGGCATGCTCGATGGCTTGACCCTCGCGGGCATGACCACCCTCGATGTCGATACGCTCGTCGAGCGCTTCATTGTCGACGAGCTGCACGCGCGGCCGGCCAGCAAGGGTCAGTACGACTACGGCTTCGTGCTCAATGCCTCGATCAACCACGTAGTCTGCCACGGCGTGCCCAACACGCGCGATGTACTCAAGGACGGTGACATCGTCAACTTCGACATCACGCTCGAAAAAGACGGCTTCATTGCTGACTCCAGCAAGACGTATCTGGTCGGCGCGGTCGACCTGGCGGCCAAGCGCCTCGTGCAGACGACCTATGAAGCGCTGTGGAAAGGCATCCGCGCCGTGCGGCCGGGTGCGCGCCTGGGTGACATCGGCGCAGCGATCGAGCGCCATGCGAAGCGCAATGGCTGTTCAGTCGTGCGAGAGTATTGCGGCCACGGCATCGGGCGCGAGATGCACGAAGAACCGCAGGTGCTGCACTTCGGCGCCAAGGGTACGGGCCTGAAGCTGGTCGAAGGCATGGTGTTTACGATTGAGCCGATGCTCAATCGCGGTGGTCGCAGCGTGCGCACCGAAGACGACGGCTGGACAGTGGTGACGCGCGACGGCTCGCTGTCGGCGCAGTTCGAGCACACGGTGGCAGTCACAAGGACCGGCGTGGCGGTGTTGACGCTGCGGCCTGAAGAAACCGGAATGCTGACGGCTTAG
- a CDS encoding DsrE family protein — protein MNPAQAGLAIMVWSCDLTRPEALTTPFMTAQAAAALDMPVKMLFTNQSVAWLLRQHSARLTGFGADRWTVARHLDATVDLGVEIRACSQALSALGADLAALSPQCAGVEGMVTFVEQGSAPGWRMLVF, from the coding sequence GTGAATCCAGCCCAGGCGGGTCTGGCGATCATGGTCTGGTCGTGCGACCTGACCCGGCCCGAAGCGTTGACGACGCCGTTCATGACGGCGCAGGCCGCAGCGGCGCTCGACATGCCCGTCAAGATGTTGTTCACGAACCAGTCGGTCGCGTGGCTGCTGCGCCAACATAGCGCACGTCTGACCGGCTTCGGTGCTGACCGCTGGACGGTTGCGCGGCACCTGGATGCGACGGTTGACCTGGGCGTTGAGATCCGCGCCTGCAGCCAGGCGCTCAGCGCACTTGGCGCGGACCTCGCTGCGCTGTCGCCCCAATGTGCTGGCGTCGAAGGCATGGTGACGTTTGTCGAGCAGGGCAGCGCGCCCGGCTGGCGCATGCTGGTGTTCTAA
- a CDS encoding glycine cleavage system protein H: MIILGFDYPDDCYFDLDNDMWCRPVGDGRMQVGVSAFGVQISGNHFYMCRPKPVGNEVEQGKTVGVVELSKTVVTIKTPVSGSIVEINTALEETPELIHQDPYGAGWISVIQATNWERDRSRLAHGADLVEQAERRMRLEPVDDWIKP; encoded by the coding sequence ATGATCATCCTCGGCTTCGACTATCCGGACGACTGCTATTTCGACCTCGACAACGATATGTGGTGCCGCCCGGTGGGTGACGGCCGCATGCAGGTGGGCGTGAGCGCGTTCGGTGTGCAGATCAGCGGCAACCATTTCTATATGTGCCGGCCCAAGCCGGTGGGGAACGAGGTCGAGCAGGGCAAGACGGTGGGTGTCGTCGAGCTCAGCAAGACGGTCGTGACGATCAAGACGCCAGTCTCCGGGTCGATCGTCGAGATCAACACGGCGCTCGAGGAAACGCCCGAACTGATCCATCAGGACCCGTACGGTGCCGGCTGGATTTCCGTGATTCAGGCCACCAACTGGGAACGCGACCGCTCTCGGCTGGCGCATGGCGCCGATCTGGTTGAGCAGGCCGAGCGGCGCATGCGGCTCGAGCCGGTCGATGACTGGATCAAGCCGTGA